The following nucleotide sequence is from Nitrosopumilus adriaticus.
TCCTTGAGATTCAGATTCTGCTCTTATCTTATCTAGAACACTGCCATCCAATCTGAATGACATTGTTTCTGTTTTCTTTTTTTGCTCATCTGACAAGTATTGTGATTATTTCTCACGCATTAATAATGTATTTTTATTTCATTTAATGGAATCCTTTGCAAGTATCCCTTATTTCCTTGATAATCTCCTCAACTATGACTGCTTTGCTTTTTATGATTTTAGCAACATCTTCTCTTTCTTTGTCATCCATGTTTCTTCCCAACTGACAATGAGCAGTGGCAAAAGCAATTCCTTGCAGATCTCCCATGAAATACCCATGGATGAAATTGTATGGATTTTCAACATTTCCAAACTGCCTCACAAATTTCTTTACTGCTTTTTCTGATGGTTTTATCTCATTATACGCCTGAATTGACGTGTTGAGTGCTTTTTCTATTGACTGCTTTAATTCAGAATCCATCATCATTTCACTTTATGTGCCTGAATAGATTCTGTGAAATTGTCTTTTTTCCATTCTGTTTTCCAGTACTTTCAATGCTCTAATTCATTTGAACATTCTATAGAACAAACATCATCACACCAATGTTCAAATTTTCTTCCACATACAATACAAGTTCTCATAATGTGTATAGCACTCCTTTTTGATTTATAAAATTTTCAACATTTCCTTTCATGCCCATCACTGCATTTTTATTTCATGTATTCCACTAGTGATAAAGTGGATTCTATTCCCTCCATCTTTCTTAGTTTCCATTGTACAGCATCACGCAAATGATCCAAACTAGCAGCTTGTAATTTTACAATAATTCTCCATGGACCGTCTATCAAAGTGGATTCTTTTACAACATCAATCTCATTTAATTGATTCATCACACCATCCATTGATTCATGTTTACACATTATCAAAACAAATACGATACTAGGACTATCCTTCATTTAGCATATCTCCAAAATTGAGTTTAATTTGTCAGATGCAGTAGTGATTGGATTTTTTTCATATTCATCCTTTTTAATTTAAATTTTTTTCACGTTTAGGTTTCGAATGCGCTTTTACCATGTGTCTTTTTGTTCTTTCAGGATTTGTAAACTCCATATTACAAATTTTACATGTGTTAGAAAAACTCATCTCTCTTTTTAAAATATTTTTAACAGTACTTTTACTGAATGGAATCTTTGACTTCATAATGAAATAGAGTATTTGATGTTATAAGGAGTTGCTTAACATTGTTAATCTACTTGATATTTCCATAATAGTTAAAGGAGTAGTTCCATCAACGGAAGCATTGGTTGATTCCAAAAAATATCGTGACCGAATCTATATCGTTAAAGACATCATTCTGACACTTTCTGAGTATGGCCAACTAAACCAAACTGCATTGTTTAGTTTTTGCGGATTAAACATCACAAAACACAAACAAATCTTAGATAATTTAGAACAAAATGAAATGATACAAAGAGTAGAAACTGTAGATGGGAAAAGAACAATCACCATCTTCAAAGTAACTCCGAGAGGAATGGATTTCTGTCATGATATATTGGAACCCTTTGAAAATCTATTTCCAAGAAGTGGGAAATCCCCTTCGATGGATATTGAATAATTACTCTTCTTTGTCTAGTTGATATTTTGAAGCAATGTCTTTATCCAAATTCTCTCGTTTTTTCAGATAATTGCAATACCGCTTATTCCAAGAATTTAATGATCTAAACTGCTGTATGCCTGCAACCAGCCAAATCCCAGAAGTGACTAATACGGCAGTCAGCAAAACTGTCAATAATATTGCAAAATCCCCTTCATTTTCTATCAATTGAAGGAATTTTGGGTGTGTAAGCAAGTATAGAGATA
It contains:
- a CDS encoding Lrp/AsnC ligand binding domain-containing protein, yielding MKDSPSIVFVLIMCKHESMDGVMNQLNEIDVVKESTLIDGPWRIIVKLQAASLDHLRDAVQWKLRKMEGIESTLSLVEYMK